In the Nomascus leucogenys isolate Asia chromosome 5, Asia_NLE_v1, whole genome shotgun sequence genome, one interval contains:
- the CCDC70 gene encoding coiled-coil domain-containing protein 70 isoform X1, with protein MPIGRQEQFPRSDQSTWTWPRVLSSLMATPPFRLIRKMFSFKVSRWMRLACFRSLAASSPSIRQKKLMHKLQEEKAFREEMKIFREKIEDFREEMWTFRGKIHAFRGQILGFWEEERPFCEEEKTFWEEEKTFWKEEKSFWEMEKSFREEEKTFWKKYRTFWKEDKAFWKEDDALWERDRNLLQEDKALWEEEKALWVEERALLEGEKALWEDKMSLWEEENALWEEERAFWVDSNGHIAGEQMLEDGPHNANRGQSLLAFSRGRA; from the exons ATGCCCATAGGCAGACAGGAACAATTCCCAA GGTCTGACCAGTCGACCTGGACCTGGCCAAGGGTCCTGTCATCCCTCATGGCCACCCCGCCATTCCGGCTGATAAGGAAGATGTTTTCCTTCAAGGTGAGCAGATGGATGCGGCTTGCCTGCTTCCGGTCCCTGGCGGCATCCTCTCCCAGTATTCGCCAGAAGAAATTAATGCACAAGCTGCAGGAGGAAAAGGCTTTTCGCGAAGAGATGAAAATTTTTCGTGAAAAAATAGAGGACTTCAGGGAAGAGATGTGGACTTTCCGAGGCAAGATCCATGCTTTCCGGGGCCAGATCCTGGGTTTTTGGGAAGAGGAGAGACCTTTCTGCGAAGAGGAGAAAACCTTCTGGGAAGAGgagaaaaccttctggaaagaggAAAAATCCTTCTGGGAAATGGAAAAGTCTttcagggaggaagagaaaacttTTTGGAAAAAGTACCGCACTTTCTGGAAGGAGGATAAGGCGTTCTGGAAAGAGGACGATGCCTTATGGGAAAGAGACCGGAACCTTCTTCAGGAGGACAAGGCCCTGTGGGAAGAAGAAAAGGCCCTGTGGGTAGAGGAAAGAGCCCTCCTTGAGGGGGAGAAAGCCCTATGGGAGGATAAAATGTCCCTCTGGGAGGAAGAGAATGCCctctgggaggaagagagggcCTTCTGGGTGGACAGCAATGGCCACATTGCCGGAGAGCAGATGCTCGAAGATGGGCCCCACAACGCCAACAGAGGGCAGAGCTTGCTGGCCTTCTCCCGAGGCAGGGCATAG
- the CCDC70 gene encoding coiled-coil domain-containing protein 70 isoform X2 has translation MATPPFRLIRKMFSFKVSRWMRLACFRSLAASSPSIRQKKLMHKLQEEKAFREEMKIFREKIEDFREEMWTFRGKIHAFRGQILGFWEEERPFCEEEKTFWEEEKTFWKEEKSFWEMEKSFREEEKTFWKKYRTFWKEDKAFWKEDDALWERDRNLLQEDKALWEEEKALWVEERALLEGEKALWEDKMSLWEEENALWEEERAFWVDSNGHIAGEQMLEDGPHNANRGQSLLAFSRGRA, from the coding sequence ATGGCCACCCCGCCATTCCGGCTGATAAGGAAGATGTTTTCCTTCAAGGTGAGCAGATGGATGCGGCTTGCCTGCTTCCGGTCCCTGGCGGCATCCTCTCCCAGTATTCGCCAGAAGAAATTAATGCACAAGCTGCAGGAGGAAAAGGCTTTTCGCGAAGAGATGAAAATTTTTCGTGAAAAAATAGAGGACTTCAGGGAAGAGATGTGGACTTTCCGAGGCAAGATCCATGCTTTCCGGGGCCAGATCCTGGGTTTTTGGGAAGAGGAGAGACCTTTCTGCGAAGAGGAGAAAACCTTCTGGGAAGAGgagaaaaccttctggaaagaggAAAAATCCTTCTGGGAAATGGAAAAGTCTttcagggaggaagagaaaacttTTTGGAAAAAGTACCGCACTTTCTGGAAGGAGGATAAGGCGTTCTGGAAAGAGGACGATGCCTTATGGGAAAGAGACCGGAACCTTCTTCAGGAGGACAAGGCCCTGTGGGAAGAAGAAAAGGCCCTGTGGGTAGAGGAAAGAGCCCTCCTTGAGGGGGAGAAAGCCCTATGGGAGGATAAAATGTCCCTCTGGGAGGAAGAGAATGCCctctgggaggaagagagggcCTTCTGGGTGGACAGCAATGGCCACATTGCCGGAGAGCAGATGCTCGAAGATGGGCCCCACAACGCCAACAGAGGGCAGAGCTTGCTGGCCTTCTCCCGAGGCAGGGCATAG